One region of Flavobacterium sp. GSB-24 genomic DNA includes:
- a CDS encoding OmpA family protein, with the protein MRKLYILCLILSVTFSFAQKTNLKKADALFRNFSYLDASKAYEECLQNIKDPSAQTLKNAADSYYFISDSRNALKWYRKLYEVQGNNLTDIYYLRYIQSMKAVMDYDEADRVTKEYLDKKGDKKEISRYVAQKKYMDSVAKAKPLYTIKNLDINTSKSDFGATFFKDNVVFTSARDTTKFSEKLYTWNNQPFLNLYLAERNPADGSLFNETVFLPNVMTKYHEATASFDTQGKTIYYSTNIVKKNKLVVDDAKINNFQIIKGSIVDNKLENPQKVFFDSDDYSVGHPALSEDGQWLFFASDMPGGFGETDLYVVKIAADGTMSSPLNLGPNINTIGNEVFPFFQNGTLYFSSDGHYGWGDLDVYESKFLGDGNFTTPKNLGAPVNSNKDDFSFIIDRTDGYGYFSSNRAGGKGDDDIYSFVKGKPVCNQSISGMAIDRKSKKPLTDVTIMAYNSFSEVLGETKTNFDGKYAIEVPCNKVIKMIAAKPNYSSDDKTVETTKENGGEIKDVNFELSNYDDLVVKKQGVEKVDVNPIYFDYDKYDITPKAVEELSKVVFIMRKFPNIRIKIESHTDSRGKDAYNLKLSDNRAKSTRDYIVSQNIDPSRIESAIGYGETRLINKCKNGVKCTEEEHLLNRRSDFIIIQK; encoded by the coding sequence ATGAGAAAACTATATATCCTATGTTTAATTTTGAGCGTTACGTTTAGTTTCGCTCAAAAAACAAACTTAAAGAAAGCAGATGCCTTGTTTAGAAACTTTTCTTATCTAGATGCTTCTAAAGCCTATGAGGAATGTTTGCAGAACATAAAAGATCCTTCAGCTCAAACCCTGAAAAATGCTGCCGATTCTTACTATTTCATTTCAGATTCTAGAAATGCACTTAAATGGTATAGAAAGCTGTATGAAGTTCAAGGAAATAATTTGACTGACATTTACTATCTGCGTTATATCCAATCGATGAAAGCCGTTATGGATTATGATGAAGCAGATAGAGTTACAAAAGAATATCTGGATAAAAAGGGAGATAAAAAAGAGATAAGCAGATATGTTGCCCAAAAGAAATATATGGACAGCGTGGCAAAAGCAAAACCTCTTTATACCATTAAAAATTTAGATATTAATACTAGTAAATCAGATTTTGGAGCCACTTTTTTCAAAGACAATGTGGTTTTTACATCGGCTCGTGACACTACTAAGTTTAGTGAAAAACTATATACTTGGAACAATCAGCCTTTTCTGAATTTATATCTTGCGGAAAGAAATCCTGCCGATGGAAGTTTGTTTAATGAAACAGTATTTCTTCCGAATGTAATGACTAAATATCACGAGGCAACAGCAAGTTTTGATACTCAGGGAAAAACGATTTACTATTCGACAAATATTGTAAAGAAAAACAAATTAGTTGTTGACGATGCAAAAATCAATAATTTTCAGATTATCAAAGGATCAATTGTTGATAATAAGTTAGAGAATCCGCAGAAAGTATTTTTTGACAGTGATGATTATTCCGTAGGACATCCAGCATTAAGTGAAGACGGGCAGTGGCTTTTCTTCGCATCAGACATGCCGGGAGGATTTGGTGAAACAGATTTGTACGTGGTAAAAATCGCAGCTGACGGAACTATGAGCTCGCCTTTAAATTTAGGACCTAACATTAATACAATTGGTAACGAAGTATTTCCATTTTTTCAAAACGGGACTTTGTATTTCTCTTCAGACGGACATTATGGCTGGGGAGATTTAGATGTCTATGAAAGTAAATTTCTGGGAGATGGAAATTTCACGACCCCTAAAAATCTTGGTGCACCAGTTAATAGTAACAAAGACGACTTTTCTTTTATAATTGACAGAACAGATGGTTATGGATATTTTTCTTCTAATAGAGCAGGAGGAAAGGGCGATGATGATATCTATTCTTTCGTAAAAGGAAAACCAGTCTGCAATCAGAGTATTTCGGGAATGGCTATAGATCGTAAAAGTAAAAAACCTTTGACTGATGTTACGATAATGGCTTATAACTCTTTCAGCGAAGTTCTTGGAGAAACAAAAACCAATTTCGATGGAAAATATGCCATAGAAGTTCCTTGCAACAAAGTAATTAAAATGATCGCGGCAAAACCGAACTACAGCAGTGATGATAAAACGGTTGAAACCACTAAAGAAAATGGAGGCGAAATCAAAGATGTAAATTTTGAATTGAGTAACTACGATGACTTAGTTGTTAAAAAACAAGGGGTTGAAAAAGTCGATGTAAATCCAATTTATTTCGATTACGACAAATACGACATTACGCCAAAAGCAGTTGAAGAATTGTCTAAAGTAGTTTTTATTATGCGAAAATTTCCAAACATCAGAATCAAAATTGAATCACATACAGATTCTAGAGGAAAAGACGCCTACAATTTAAAACTTTCAGACAACAGAGCTAAATCTACAAGAGATTATATTGTCTCTCAAAACATTGATCCTTCTAGAATTGAAAGCGCAATTGGTTATGGCGAAACTCGTTTAATTAATAAATGTAAAAATGGTGTAAAATGTACAGAAGAAGAGCACCTGTTAAATAGACGTTCAGACTTTATCATTATTCAAAAATAG
- a CDS encoding lysoplasmalogenase family protein: protein MKPNKPSLILFFLALLCTIIFDYTEQDFFATYAKAIVLPAIFIYFLISNEFKIGKSEGVIFFFCFVGQVYDLMDIESSEIGGVICFLIVYLLIIRIFIREHERIKLTKRDILPISIVVVFIVYLLVSVLSLQLDSMKRFHIIYTFYGIVLSVLSYYCFVSYITKGTHITLLMSLMAVSYIFSDIFYIFNEYFSYSIVLVLIRDITQILAYFFMVEYFLEKARIQNKPTPQ from the coding sequence ATGAAACCGAATAAACCGTCGTTAATTTTGTTTTTTCTGGCATTGTTATGTACAATCATTTTTGATTATACAGAACAAGACTTTTTTGCGACGTATGCCAAAGCAATAGTTCTCCCGGCTATTTTTATTTATTTTTTAATTAGCAATGAATTCAAAATTGGAAAATCAGAAGGTGTGATTTTCTTTTTTTGTTTTGTAGGGCAGGTATATGACTTAATGGATATTGAAAGTTCTGAAATAGGGGGAGTAATATGTTTTTTAATCGTTTACCTTTTAATTATTAGAATCTTCATTCGAGAGCACGAAAGAATAAAATTAACAAAACGCGATATTCTGCCTATTTCTATTGTGGTAGTTTTTATTGTCTACTTATTAGTTTCTGTCTTGAGTTTACAATTAGACAGTATGAAACGGTTTCACATAATTTACACTTTCTACGGAATCGTTTTAAGTGTTTTAAGTTATTACTGTTTTGTAAGTTACATCACCAAAGGAACGCATATTACTTTACTGATGTCATTAATGGCAGTAAGCTATATCTTCTCAGATATTTTCTATATTTTCAATGAATACTTCTCGTACTCAATCGTTTTGGTTTTAATACGAGACATAACTCAAATTCTAGCTTATTTCTTTATGGTAGAATACTTTTTAGAAAAAGCTAGAATTCAAAATAAACCTACACCACAATAG
- a CDS encoding DUF4835 family protein gives MNKIVTLLVFLSFGFVQGQQLNCTVTINTERLTNPNNQVFKTLQTSLSEFVNKTDWTGSILKQNERINCSMYITLSSNSSDQFTGTVQVQSSRLIFNSTYSSPVLNYNDKDFNFRYTEYEPLLFNPNTYDSNLVSVISFYCYMILGMDADTFQMGAGNQYLQTAQNIANVAQQGGFKGWNQSDGLQNRYYLINDMIAPTYSDLRQTMYAYHTGLDGMSLDLKASKEKIKSALMLIGKLNSVKPNAFITRVFFDAKSDEIVSIFSGGPSISVTDLTDVLNKVSPLNSTKWSQIKY, from the coding sequence ATGAATAAGATAGTTACGCTGTTAGTATTTCTAAGCTTTGGTTTTGTGCAAGGGCAGCAGCTAAATTGTACAGTAACTATTAATACAGAGCGACTTACGAACCCGAATAATCAGGTTTTTAAAACGCTTCAAACCTCATTGTCTGAATTTGTAAACAAAACAGACTGGACAGGTTCAATTTTAAAACAAAACGAAAGAATTAACTGCTCGATGTATATTACTTTATCATCTAACAGTTCAGATCAATTTACAGGGACTGTTCAGGTTCAATCTTCAAGATTGATTTTTAATTCTACGTATTCTTCACCTGTTTTAAATTACAACGACAAAGATTTTAATTTTAGATATACAGAATACGAGCCATTGTTATTTAATCCAAATACTTATGACTCGAACTTAGTTTCTGTTATATCTTTTTACTGTTATATGATCTTGGGCATGGATGCTGATACTTTTCAAATGGGTGCAGGAAATCAATATCTTCAAACAGCTCAAAATATTGCCAATGTTGCACAACAGGGTGGATTTAAAGGCTGGAATCAGTCAGACGGACTTCAAAATCGTTACTATTTGATTAATGATATGATTGCGCCAACTTACAGCGATTTACGCCAAACTATGTACGCTTATCATACTGGATTAGATGGTATGAGTTTAGATTTAAAAGCCTCAAAAGAAAAAATAAAATCTGCATTAATGCTTATAGGTAAATTAAATTCAGTTAAACCAAATGCGTTTATAACCCGAGTTTTCTTTGATGCAAAATCAGATGAAATTGTTTCTATTTTTTCTGGCGGACCAAGTATATCTGTTACCGATTTAACAGATGTTTTAAACAAAGTTTCGCCATTAAATTCTACTAAATGGTCACAGATTAAATATTAA
- the bamD gene encoding outer membrane protein assembly factor BamD, with product MKRIVSLLIVVALFCSCSEYQKALKNEDVAAKFEMATKMYDAGKYSKAIRLFEQLATSYRGKPQAEKLFYMFSQSYYKTKQYYLAGYQFESFVSGYPRSEKVQEAAFLGAYSYSKLAPVYSLDQTDTVKALEKLQAFIDNYPNSEYVAQANETVQLLNGKLEKKAYENAKGYNTISDYKSALVAFDNFIADYPGTPFKEDALFYKYDSAYQLAINSVPSKMEERLNVAKVAYNNLVKFKSDTKYKVKADEMNARVETDLQKFTK from the coding sequence ATGAAAAGAATAGTATCGCTGTTAATTGTTGTGGCCCTTTTTTGTTCTTGTAGTGAGTATCAAAAAGCATTAAAAAATGAAGATGTTGCGGCTAAATTTGAGATGGCAACCAAAATGTATGATGCTGGTAAATATTCAAAAGCGATTCGTCTTTTCGAACAATTGGCTACATCTTATAGAGGAAAACCTCAGGCAGAAAAGCTATTTTACATGTTTTCGCAATCTTATTATAAAACAAAACAATATTATTTAGCTGGTTACCAGTTCGAAAGTTTTGTTTCAGGTTATCCACGAAGCGAAAAAGTGCAGGAAGCTGCTTTTTTAGGTGCATACAGCTATTCAAAACTTGCACCAGTTTACAGTTTAGACCAAACAGATACCGTAAAAGCATTAGAAAAATTACAAGCTTTTATTGATAATTATCCAAATTCAGAATATGTAGCTCAGGCAAATGAAACTGTGCAGCTGTTAAATGGTAAATTAGAGAAAAAAGCATATGAAAATGCTAAAGGTTACAATACAATTTCAGATTACAAATCAGCTTTAGTTGCTTTTGATAATTTTATCGCTGATTATCCTGGAACACCTTTTAAAGAAGATGCGCTGTTTTATAAATATGATTCAGCATATCAATTGGCAATCAATAGTGTACCTTCAAAAATGGAAGAACGCCTAAATGTTGCCAAAGTAGCTTACAATAACTTAGTTAAGTTTAAAAGCGACACAAAATACAAAGTTAAAGCAGACGAAATGAATGCTAGAGTTGAAACAGATTTACAAAAATTTACTAAATAA
- the coaBC gene encoding bifunctional phosphopantothenoylcysteine decarboxylase/phosphopantothenate--cysteine ligase CoaBC: protein MSVLNGKKILLGVSGGIAAYKTASLVRLFIKAGAHVQVIMTPASKDFVTPLTLSTLSKNPVHSSFFNQDDEDAVWNNHVELALWADLMLIAPATANTLSKMATGNCDNLLIATYLSAKCPVYFAPAMDLDMYKHPSTLSSFAALKQFGNVMIPAENGELASGLSGEGRMAEPENIIAFLEADLESKLPLKGKKILVTAGPTYEAIDPVRFIGNHSSGKMGFDIANEAASLGAEVFLIAGPTHYKAKNALVKVVDVVSAQEMYDACHLYFNEVDAAIAAAAVADYKPKFVADQKIKKTVAEFSIELEKTKDILSSLGAIKKNQFLIGFALETENEIENAKLKIQKKNLDLIVLNSLQDKGAGFKKETNKVTFIDKNFEIEPMELKLKESVAADILNKVILHFSKS, encoded by the coding sequence ATGTCAGTTTTAAACGGGAAAAAAATTTTACTGGGAGTTTCTGGTGGAATTGCAGCCTATAAAACAGCCTCATTAGTACGACTTTTTATAAAAGCAGGTGCACATGTCCAAGTGATAATGACACCTGCTTCTAAGGATTTTGTAACTCCATTAACGTTATCTACGTTATCTAAAAATCCAGTACATTCAAGTTTCTTTAATCAAGATGATGAAGATGCAGTTTGGAACAATCATGTTGAATTAGCACTTTGGGCTGATCTTATGTTGATTGCTCCCGCTACAGCCAATACATTATCGAAAATGGCTACAGGAAACTGTGATAATCTTTTAATTGCAACCTATTTATCGGCCAAATGTCCAGTTTATTTTGCACCTGCAATGGACTTGGATATGTATAAGCATCCTTCAACTTTATCCAGTTTTGCGGCATTAAAACAGTTTGGAAATGTAATGATTCCAGCTGAAAATGGCGAATTGGCTAGTGGCTTATCTGGTGAAGGAAGAATGGCTGAACCTGAAAATATAATTGCTTTCTTAGAAGCTGATTTAGAGAGTAAACTGCCGTTAAAAGGAAAAAAAATACTAGTTACTGCAGGACCAACATACGAAGCGATAGATCCCGTACGTTTTATAGGAAATCATTCTTCTGGGAAAATGGGGTTTGATATTGCCAATGAAGCTGCAAGTCTAGGAGCAGAGGTGTTTTTAATTGCGGGTCCAACACACTATAAGGCTAAGAACGCTTTAGTTAAAGTTGTAGATGTTGTATCTGCTCAAGAAATGTACGATGCTTGTCATTTGTATTTTAATGAAGTCGATGCGGCGATCGCAGCTGCAGCTGTTGCAGATTACAAACCGAAATTTGTTGCAGACCAGAAAATTAAGAAAACTGTAGCTGAGTTTTCGATAGAACTTGAAAAGACAAAAGATATCTTGTCTTCTTTGGGAGCTATTAAAAAAAATCAGTTTTTAATTGGATTTGCATTAGAAACTGAAAATGAAATTGAAAATGCTAAGTTGAAAATTCAGAAAAAAAACTTAGATTTGATTGTTTTAAATTCCTTACAAGATAAAGGAGCAGGTTTTAAAAAAGAGACCAATAAAGTAACCTTTATTGATAAAAATTTTGAAATCGAACCAATGGAATTAAAATTAAAAGAATCTGTAGCGGCTGATATTTTGAATAAAGTTATTCTGCATTTTTCAAAATCTTAG
- a CDS encoding 5'-nucleotidase — translation MVKLKKYNGFLKLFVIFLTLFFTVSCSQKNYNLNKIEGKQLPVTEKTAETPAIENFIKPYRDHINQDLDNVLAYAPETLDKSTGKWQTSIGSLLADVCLQRGNTVFKARENKDIDLCLLNHGGIRAILPKGNVTTRTAFEIMPFENNLVVIALKGEQILEIAAYIIKEKKPQPLSGMTFTIAKDNTAKNILVQGKPLDVNKTYYVATNDYLANGGDSMTFFAKGTQKFDLNYKLRNVLIDYFKDVDTVVAPKNIRITEE, via the coding sequence ATGGTAAAACTAAAAAAGTATAACGGATTTTTGAAACTTTTTGTTATATTCTTAACACTTTTTTTTACAGTTTCCTGTAGTCAAAAAAATTACAATCTAAACAAAATTGAAGGGAAACAACTTCCTGTTACTGAAAAAACTGCTGAAACTCCAGCAATTGAAAACTTTATTAAACCTTATCGTGATCACATTAACCAAGATTTGGATAATGTTTTGGCTTATGCTCCTGAAACTTTAGACAAGAGTACAGGAAAATGGCAGACCAGCATTGGAAGTCTATTGGCTGATGTTTGCCTTCAAAGAGGAAATACCGTTTTTAAAGCCCGTGAAAATAAAGATATCGATTTGTGTCTTTTAAATCATGGTGGCATCCGCGCAATTCTTCCTAAAGGAAATGTAACTACGAGAACCGCTTTTGAAATTATGCCTTTCGAAAACAATCTGGTTGTTATAGCTTTAAAAGGGGAACAAATTTTAGAAATTGCAGCCTATATTATTAAGGAGAAAAAACCGCAGCCTTTGTCTGGAATGACTTTTACAATTGCAAAAGACAATACTGCAAAAAACATCCTAGTTCAAGGAAAACCGCTAGATGTGAACAAGACTTATTATGTAGCTACAAATGATTATTTGGCAAATGGCGGTGACAGTATGACTTTCTTTGCGAAAGGCACTCAAAAGTTTGACTTAAACTATAAACTTAGAAATGTATTGATTGATTATTTTAAAGATGTAGACACAGTTGTGGCTCCGAAAAATATCAGAATTACAGAAGAATAA
- the ligA gene encoding NAD-dependent DNA ligase LigA has translation MSIQETIQTLRNELNQHNYNYYVLDNATISDYDFDIKLKELQDLENKHPEFFDENSPTQRVGGTVTKNFKTIAHQYRMYSLDNSYSKEDLLDWENRIQRVLGNVNLQYTCELKYDGASISISYENGKLVQALTRGDGFQGDEVTNNIKTIKSIPLHLKGKYPDKFDIRGEIILPLAGFEKMNQELIEIGETPYSNPRNTASGSLKLQDSAEVAKRPLECLLYFVTGNNLPFSSQFEGLEAARSWGFKVPKEAKLVNNMHEVFDFIDYWDVHRHNLPYETDGVVIKVNSIQHQEELGYTAKSPRWAIAYKFKSEQVSTKLKSISYQVGRTGAITPVANLEPVQLAGTIVKRASLHNADQIEKLDIRVNDTVFVEKGGEIIPKIIAVDLAKRPENSEVTHYISYCPECQTELVRNVGEANHYCPNFYGCPPQIIGRIQHYISRKAMDIEGLGGETVALLFKNGLVHNYADLYELRVEDILHLERMAQKSAENLVNGVQKSKEIPFESVLFALGIRFVGETVAKKLAKHYKNIDALSKASLMDLILVDEIGERIARSVVEFFENEENQKIIERLKNYGVQFQIEERVNPNATEKFVGKTFVVSGVFSQFSRDELKKAIEDNGGKVGSSISAKTDFVVAGDNMGPAKLEKATKLNIPILSEEDFINKLNETE, from the coding sequence ATGAGCATTCAAGAAACCATTCAAACATTACGAAATGAACTTAATCAACACAATTACAACTATTATGTGTTAGATAATGCAACGATTTCAGATTATGATTTTGATATAAAACTGAAAGAACTTCAAGATTTAGAAAATAAACATCCAGAATTTTTTGATGAAAATTCACCAACACAACGCGTTGGCGGAACAGTTACCAAAAATTTTAAAACCATAGCACATCAATATAGAATGTATTCTTTAGATAATTCCTATTCTAAAGAAGATTTGCTGGATTGGGAAAACCGCATTCAAAGAGTGCTCGGAAATGTTAATCTGCAATATACCTGCGAATTAAAATATGATGGTGCTTCAATTAGTATTTCCTATGAAAACGGAAAGTTAGTTCAGGCCTTAACGCGCGGAGACGGTTTTCAGGGTGATGAGGTAACCAATAATATTAAAACGATAAAATCAATTCCTTTACACTTAAAAGGAAAATATCCAGATAAATTTGATATTCGAGGAGAAATAATTCTGCCGCTTGCTGGTTTTGAAAAAATGAACCAGGAATTAATCGAAATTGGAGAAACACCTTATTCAAACCCAAGAAATACAGCTTCAGGAAGTTTAAAATTACAAGATAGTGCTGAGGTTGCAAAACGACCACTAGAATGTTTATTGTATTTTGTAACGGGAAATAACCTGCCTTTTTCGTCACAATTCGAAGGCTTAGAAGCTGCAAGAAGCTGGGGATTCAAAGTACCGAAAGAAGCAAAACTAGTCAATAATATGCACGAAGTTTTTGACTTTATTGATTATTGGGATGTGCACCGTCATAATCTTCCTTACGAAACAGATGGAGTTGTAATAAAAGTAAACAGCATTCAGCATCAGGAAGAATTAGGTTATACTGCAAAATCACCGCGCTGGGCAATAGCTTACAAATTCAAATCAGAACAGGTTTCAACCAAATTAAAATCAATTTCCTATCAAGTAGGAAGAACTGGCGCCATAACTCCAGTTGCGAATTTAGAACCTGTGCAGCTTGCTGGAACAATTGTAAAAAGAGCTTCTCTTCACAATGCCGATCAAATCGAAAAATTAGATATTAGGGTAAATGATACTGTTTTTGTAGAAAAGGGCGGTGAAATTATTCCAAAAATCATTGCAGTAGATTTAGCCAAACGCCCAGAAAATTCAGAAGTAACACATTATATTTCCTATTGCCCGGAATGCCAGACTGAATTAGTTAGAAATGTGGGTGAAGCCAATCATTACTGTCCTAATTTCTACGGTTGTCCACCGCAGATTATAGGTAGAATTCAACATTACATTTCTAGAAAAGCTATGGATATCGAAGGTCTAGGCGGAGAAACTGTGGCGTTACTTTTCAAAAATGGCTTAGTACACAATTATGCAGATTTGTATGAATTGAGAGTAGAAGATATTCTGCATTTAGAAAGAATGGCTCAAAAATCTGCCGAAAACTTGGTAAATGGAGTTCAGAAATCAAAAGAAATTCCGTTCGAAAGTGTATTGTTTGCACTTGGAATTCGTTTTGTCGGAGAAACTGTAGCCAAAAAATTAGCCAAACATTATAAAAATATCGATGCTTTAAGCAAAGCTTCATTAATGGATTTAATTTTGGTTGATGAAATTGGAGAAAGAATTGCAAGAAGCGTTGTTGAATTTTTTGAAAATGAAGAAAATCAAAAAATCATTGAGCGCTTAAAAAATTATGGAGTTCAGTTTCAAATTGAAGAAAGAGTAAATCCAAATGCGACCGAGAAATTTGTTGGAAAAACATTTGTGGTTTCTGGAGTATTTAGTCAATTTTCAAGAGATGAATTGAAGAAAGCCATAGAAGATAACGGAGGAAAAGTTGGAAGCTCTATTTCTGCAAAAACAGATTTTGTTGTAGCAGGAGATAATATGGGACCAGCGAAATTAGAAAAAGCCACTAAATTAAATATACCTATATTATCAGAAGAAGATTTTATAAACAAATTAAATGAAACCGAATAA
- a CDS encoding metallophosphatase gives MKRREFIEKTAASTALLSLGLSLSSFETNDIKHLTILHTNDVHSHIDPFPADDPRNPNMGGVSRRAALIESIRKENSNVLLLDAGDIFQGTPYFNYYGGELEFKLMSMMKYDASTIGNHDFDNGLDGLYAQLPHATFDFICSNYDFKNTVMEGHVKPYKIFNKNGIKVGVFGVGIELQGLVDKQLYKETVYNNPVEIAQDMTQLLKKEQKCDLVICLSHLGYKYKDDPTKISDLKFAEQTQDIDLIIGGHTHTFLDKPTIVKNKAGKEVLVNQVGCYGINLGRIDFYFDKDKPHTNQGTTIVV, from the coding sequence ATGAAAAGAAGAGAGTTTATCGAAAAAACAGCAGCAAGCACTGCCCTACTAAGTTTAGGATTGTCTTTGAGCAGTTTTGAAACTAACGATATTAAACATTTAACAATTTTACATACTAATGATGTGCACAGCCACATTGATCCTTTTCCTGCTGATGATCCGCGTAATCCTAATATGGGCGGCGTATCTCGTCGTGCGGCATTAATAGAGTCTATTCGTAAAGAAAATTCGAATGTGCTTCTTTTAGATGCAGGAGACATTTTCCAGGGAACTCCATATTTTAATTATTATGGCGGTGAATTGGAATTTAAATTGATGAGTATGATGAAGTATGATGCTTCGACTATTGGAAACCATGATTTTGATAACGGCCTTGATGGCTTATACGCTCAGCTTCCTCACGCCACTTTTGATTTTATCTGTTCTAACTATGATTTTAAAAATACGGTTATGGAGGGACATGTAAAACCGTACAAAATCTTCAATAAAAACGGAATTAAGGTTGGTGTTTTTGGAGTTGGAATTGAATTACAAGGTTTGGTAGACAAGCAATTATACAAGGAAACTGTTTATAATAATCCTGTAGAAATTGCGCAGGACATGACACAGCTTTTGAAAAAGGAACAAAAATGTGATTTAGTAATTTGTCTTTCGCATTTGGGATATAAATATAAAGATGATCCAACTAAAATAAGCGATTTGAAATTTGCTGAACAAACTCAAGATATTGACTTAATTATTGGGGGTCATACTCATACTTTTTTAGACAAACCAACTATTGTAAAAAATAAAGCTGGTAAAGAGGTATTGGTAAATCAGGTAGGCTGTTACGGAATCAATTTAGGTCGAATAGATTTTTATTTTGATAAAGACAAACCACATACAAACCAAGGTACAACTATTGTGGTGTAG
- a CDS encoding DNA-directed RNA polymerase subunit omega, giving the protein MDLKKTNAPVNTITYNKTVIEEPTGNVYEAITIMAKRANQINSEIKKELTEKLEEFATYNDSLEEVFENKEQIEVSKFYEKLPKPHALAVQEWLDGKTYHRSSNK; this is encoded by the coding sequence ATGGATTTAAAAAAGACGAATGCTCCTGTTAACACAATAACTTACAACAAAACAGTTATTGAAGAGCCAACAGGAAATGTGTATGAGGCAATTACCATTATGGCTAAAAGAGCAAATCAAATTAATTCTGAGATTAAAAAAGAATTGACTGAAAAATTAGAAGAGTTTGCTACTTATAATGATAGTCTAGAAGAAGTTTTTGAAAATAAAGAACAAATCGAAGTTTCTAAATTTTACGAAAAATTACCTAAACCACACGCTTTAGCTGTTCAAGAATGGTTAGACGGTAAAACTTACCACAGAAGTTCAAACAAATAA
- the dapA gene encoding 4-hydroxy-tetrahydrodipicolinate synthase — MQSLIGTGVALVTPFKKDFSVDIEALQRIVNFSIDGGVEYLVVMGTTAENATLTAEEKELVINTVIDVNKGRLPLVLGVGGNNTMQIVEELKTRDFSAFEAILSVSPYYNKPTQEGIYQHFKAIAEASPIPVILYNVPGRTSSNMLPSTVIRLANDFENVVAIKEAAGDMAQAMQIIKNAPKDFLVISGDDMLALPIVLAGGAGVISVIGQGFPKEFSEMIRLGLNKKVADAFKTHYFLSDSIDMIFEQGNPAGIKQIFQALGIADNTVRLPLVSVDDSLAERLNEFVKNSIK; from the coding sequence ATGCAATCATTAATAGGAACTGGTGTTGCTCTTGTGACTCCATTTAAAAAAGATTTTTCAGTTGACATCGAAGCTTTACAGCGAATTGTAAACTTCTCTATAGATGGCGGAGTGGAGTATCTTGTTGTTATGGGGACTACAGCAGAAAACGCTACCCTTACAGCAGAAGAGAAAGAATTGGTTATAAATACTGTAATCGATGTAAATAAAGGAAGACTGCCTCTAGTTTTAGGAGTTGGCGGGAATAATACTATGCAGATTGTTGAAGAATTAAAAACAAGAGATTTTTCTGCTTTTGAAGCAATATTATCTGTTTCACCATATTATAATAAACCAACACAGGAAGGAATTTACCAGCATTTTAAAGCAATTGCAGAGGCTTCTCCAATTCCTGTAATTCTATATAATGTTCCAGGAAGAACATCAAGTAATATGCTTCCTTCAACCGTTATACGTCTTGCTAATGATTTTGAAAATGTTGTAGCAATTAAAGAAGCTGCAGGAGACATGGCGCAGGCAATGCAAATTATTAAAAATGCACCAAAAGATTTTCTAGTTATTTCTGGAGATGATATGCTGGCACTACCAATTGTTTTGGCTGGCGGCGCTGGTGTTATTTCTGTAATTGGACAAGGTTTTCCGAAAGAATTTTCAGAAATGATTCGTTTAGGATTGAATAAAAAAGTGGCAGATGCATTCAAAACCCATTATTTCTTGTCAGACAGTATTGATATGATTTTTGAGCAGGGAAATCCAGCTGGAATTAAACAAATCTTCCAAGCCCTTGGAATTGCTGATAATACCGTTCGTCTTCCTTTAGTAAGCGTAGATGATTCATTGGCAGAAAGATTAAATGAATTTGTGAAAAACAGTATTAAATAA